In Mastomys coucha isolate ucsf_1 unplaced genomic scaffold, UCSF_Mcou_1 pScaffold5, whole genome shotgun sequence, one genomic interval encodes:
- the Zbtb2 gene encoding zinc finger and BTB domain-containing protein 2 → MDLTNHGLILLQQLNAQREFGFLCDCTVAIGDVYFKAHKSVLASFSNYFKMLFVHQTSECVRLKPTDIQPDIFSYLLHLMYTGKMAPQLIDPVRLEQGIKFLHAYPLIQEASLASQGTFSHPEQVFPLASSLYGIQIADHQLRQATKMNLGPEKLGREPRPQASRMNQEPVPETSQLSQLTSNLAQVNRTNMTPADPLQTSLSPELVSTPVPPPPPGEETNLEASSSDEQPSSLTIAHVKPSIMKRNGSFPKYYACHLCGRRFTLRSSLREHLQIHTGVPFTAGPPGEGRGPLSLCSNAADLGKDALEVPEAGMISDSELQHISDSPIIDGQQQSETPPPSDIADIDNLEQADQEREVKRRKYECTICGRKFIQKSHWREHMYIHTGKPFKCSTCDKSFCRANQAARHVCLNQSIDTYTMVDKQTLELCTFEEGSQMDNMLVQANKPYKCNLCDKTFSTPNEVVKHSCQSQNSDVFALDEGRSVLLGSGDSEVTEPDHTVLASIKKEQETVLLD, encoded by the exons atggatttgaCCAACCATGGACTTATTCTACTGCAGCAGTTAAACGCTCAGCGAGAGTTTGGTTTCCTGTGTGACTGCACGGTTGCAATCGGCGATGTGTACTTCAAGGCACACAAATCAGTTCTCGCTTCATTCTCCAATTACTTTAAGATGTTGTTTGTCCATCAGACCAG tGAATGTGTCCGCCTGAAGCCCACTGACATACAGCCTGACATATTCAGCTATCTGCTCCACCTGATGTACACCGGGAAGATGGCCCCACAGCTCATCGACCCTGTGAGGCTAGAGCAAGGGATCAAATTCCTGCATGCATACCCCCTCATCCAGGAAGCCAGCCTTGCCAGCCAAGGCACATTTTCCCATCCTGAGCAGGTCTTCCCACTGGCCTCATCCTTGTATGGCATTCAGATTGCAGACCACCAACTGAGACAAGCCACCAAGATGAATTTAGGGCCTGAGAAACTTGGGCGGGAGCCTAGGCCACAGGCATCCAGGATGAACCAGGAGCCTGTGCCAGAAACCTCGCAGCTATCCCAGCTGACTTCAAACCTGGCCCAGGTGAATCGGACAAATATGACCCCCGCTGACCCCCTACAGACCTCGCTGTCACCTGAACTTGTCTCCACAcctgttcctccccctcctcccggGGAGGAGACCAACCTAGAGGCCTCTTCCTCTGACGAGCAGCCATCATCCCTTACTATCGCCCACGTGAAACCAAGCATCATGAAGAGGAATGGAAGCTTCCCCAAGTACTATGCCTGCCATCTGTGTGGCCGTCGCTTCACGCTGCGAAGCAGCCTGCGGGAGCACCTGCAGATCCACACCGGGGTGCCCTTCACTGCAGGCCCGCCGGGGGAAGGCCGTGGGCCCCTGTCGCTCTGCAGCAATGCAGCCGACCTGGGCAAGGATGCTCTGGAAGTACCGGAGGCGGGGATGATCAGCGACAGCGAGCTGCAGCACATCTCCGACTCCCCCATCATCGATGGGCAGCAACAGTCGGAGACACCACCACCCTCAGACATTGCGGATATCGACAACCTGGAGCAGGCAGACCAAGAGAGGGAAGTGAAGAGGCGCAAGTACGAATGCACGATCTGCGGCCGCAAGTTCATCCAGAAAAGCCACTGGCGCGagcacatgtacattcacacgGGCAAACCCTTCAAGTGCAGCACCTGTGACAAGAGCTTCTGCAGGGCCAACCAGGCTGCACGCCACGTGTGCCTCAACCAGAGCATCGATACCTACACCATGGTGGACAAGCAGACGCTGGAACTCTGCACGTTTGAGGAAGGCAGTCAGATGGACAATATGCTGGTGCAGGCCAACAAGCCCTACAAGTGCAACCTGTGCGACAAGACGTTTTCCACACCCAATGAGGTGGTCAAACACTCCTGCCAGAGCCAGAACTCAGACGTGTTTGCCCTGGACGAGGGGCGGTCagtcctgctgggcagtggggaCTCAGAAGTAACTGAACCTGACCACACCGTGTTAGCGTCCATCAAAAAGGAACAGGAAACTGTGTTACTAGACTGA